CATACATGGCATCCGTCATGATGGCTTCACAAATCGAACGTAATCCTCTGGCTCCCAGGTGAAATTCAATTGCTTTTTCAACAATATAATCCAGAACCTTTTCATCAAAGGTCAAATCAATGTTGTCCATTTTGAACAGCTTTTTGTACTGTCTGATGATGGAATTTTTAGGCTCTGTCAATATTTTCCTTAAAGTATCGTGATC
This DNA window, taken from Bacteroidota bacterium, encodes the following:
- a CDS encoding ATP-dependent Clp protease ATP-binding subunit ClpX codes for the protein DHDTLRKILTEPKNSIIRQYKKLFKMDNIDLTFDEKVLDYIVEKAIEFHLGARGLRSICEAIMTDAMYELPSKNENALTITLAYAKEKLEKVNMNKLKVA